AACTGCTTCCGATAAAAGTTGAATATGTGGCAACGCTGGACTGATTATCTCAAATTTGTATACAGCTGTGAAATGAATTGCTATTAATTTTGTCTTTGCAGCAGCTACATGAAATGGTGAACGAACATCGCGAAGCTAACAACAAACTAGCTGGCTATGAGTTCTATCATCGCGTGCTCGGCTCACCGCGCTACATTGTCGCACCGATGGTGGATCAAAGTGAGCTGGCGTGGCGCATGCTCTGTCGCCGTTATGGTGCTCAGCTTTGCTACTCACCGATGTTTCATGCGAATCTGTTCGCAAACGACCTTAAGTACCGAAAGGATGCTCTGCAGACCTGCACCGAGGACAGGCCATTGATAATACAGTTCTGTGGTAATGATCCACAGCAGATATTGGAGGCAGCGCTGGCGGCACAGGATTACTGCGATGCAGTGGATATTAATCTGGGCTGTCCGCAAGCGATTGCCAAGCGTGGACATTACGGCTCCTTCTTGCAGGATGAGTGGGAGTTGCTGACACAGATTGGTAAGTCTTTCGCATTCCCAACCCAATGAATTTGGTATTAATCCCTGCCTGCATTTTAGTGCGCACGCTGCACGAGAAGCTATCGGTGCCGGTGACCTGCAAAATACGTCGATTCGAGGATCGCGAAAAGACAATTAACTATGCTAAAATGCTCGAGTCTGCAGGCTGTCAACTGCTGACGGTGCACGGCAGGACGCGGGAACAGAAGGGTCCCCTAACGGGCATTGCAGACTGGAGCTACATTAAGGATGTGCGGCAGCATGTCAAGATACCCATGTTTGCCAATGGTAACATTTTGGGGCTGGACGATGTGCATCGTTGTTTGGAAGAGACGGGTGTCGATGGCGTCATGACAGCCGAAGGGAATCTGCACAATCCCGCACTGTTCAAAGGCATCGCACCTCCTGTTTGGCAAATGGCCACCGAATACTTGGAATTTGTGCATCTGTATCCCTGTCCCACATCCTATATACGCGGCCACCTCTTCAAACTCTTTCATCATATGTAAGTTCGACaatttataaagtaaattgAGTTATTTTAAAGGATTGCTTTGTTGACAGCATGAATGTGAAACAAAATTCGGAATTGCGGGAGCAACTAGCGACGGCCAATCAGCTGGAACAATT
This window of the Drosophila albomicans strain 15112-1751.03 chromosome 2L, ASM965048v2, whole genome shotgun sequence genome carries:
- the LOC117563535 gene encoding tRNA-dihydrouridine(16/17) synthase [NAD(P)(+)]-like is translated as MVNEHREANNKLAGYEFYHRVLGSPRYIVAPMVDQSELAWRMLCRRYGAQLCYSPMFHANLFANDLKYRKDALQTCTEDRPLIIQFCGNDPQQILEAALAAQDYCDAVDINLGCPQAIAKRGHYGSFLQDEWELLTQIVRTLHEKLSVPVTCKIRRFEDREKTINYAKMLESAGCQLLTVHGRTREQKGPLTGIADWSYIKDVRQHVKIPMFANGNILGLDDVHRCLEETGVDGVMTAEGNLHNPALFKGIAPPVWQMATEYLEFVHLYPCPTSYIRGHLFKLFHHIMNVKQNSELREQLATANQLEQFQSVVAKIRDKYEPYQSGKVTYEPEEMEINMSADGSEELPALPPWLCQPYIRASPESHRQKIAEKERDASDPNRAKRQYFDNAGNEISRKRMKKLRRRQRRPNKTEAQIQLRHERHLEYCTQCANPLGSKCEFRLCRICCRDKCYAEDSDCPGHGILIKSRRAKAKKFEEHSKQQNNNGTPTEETSLSIENVALGGNIS